From Melanotaenia boesemani isolate fMelBoe1 chromosome 12, fMelBoe1.pri, whole genome shotgun sequence, a single genomic window includes:
- the prpf40a gene encoding pre-mRNA-processing factor 40 homolog A isoform X2 codes for MSSSEANNGPSQAPPYPGVPPSTIPPPFMGPPGIPPHFPPMGMPPMGQRPSMTPMPPGIMPPGIMPPMGAPPMGQMPGMMPPMMPGMMMPPRMPAATVQPTGPPGVDSTAAAPGTSSTTNGSPQEEQPKKKSLWTEHKSLDGKTYYYNTETKQSTWEKPDELKSPAEQMLSKCPWKEYKSDTGKPYYYNSQTKESRWTKPKELEDLEAMIKAEENGTAETAAPGTTAAPAVQADNTATMVTVTEVETAAVLSEEHQSLATVHPTAEVKTADAPVVSSESSVVTESTASVEVIKEEVPEPQKKTYKWNTKEEAKQAFKELLKEKGVSSNSSWEQAMKLIINDPRYSALPKLSEKKQAFNAYKVQTEKEEKEEARIKYKESKETFQRFLENHEKMTSTTRYKKAEQMFAELEVWSCVPERDRLEIYEDVLFYLAKKEKEQAKQLRKRNWEALKNILDNMANVTYRTTWSEAQQYLLDNPTFAEDEELQNMDKEDALICFEEHIRALEKEEEEEKQKTLLRERRRQRKNREAFQKFLDELHDHGQLHSMSAWMEMYPTLSSDMRFANMLGQPGSTPLDLFKFYVEDLKARYHDEKRIIKDILKDKGFLVEVNTSFDDFGSVISSDKRATTLDAGNIKLAFNSLLEKAEAREREREKEEARKMKRKEAAFKNMLKQATPPLEPEATWEGVRERFLKEPAFEDVTLESERKRIFKDFMHVLEHECQHHHSKTKKHSKKSKKHHRKRSRSRSGSESEDEEYHKKKKRSQSKSPSEHSSSGESERSYKKSKKHKKKGKKRRHKSASPDSDTEKKGRDRDGKREKDADKDKENDKSRGKSRSDSKQKSPKRKAPKEEGGWDTSGSELSEGELEKRRRTLLEQLDAP; via the exons ATGCCAGGCATGATGCCACCCATGATGCCAGGGATGATGATGCCTCCTCGCATGCCAGCTGCGACTGTACAACCAACGGGACCG CCTGGTGTTGATTCCACAG ctgctgcacctggAACATCT AGTACTACAAATGGGTCCCCACAGGAAGAACAGCCAAAGAAG AAGTCCCTGTGGACAGAGCACAAATCACTAGATGGGAAGACCTATTACTACAATACAGAGACAAAACAGTCCACATGGGAGAAGCCAGATGAGCTCAAATCTCCAGCAGAG CAAATGCTGTCTAAATGCCCCTGGAAGGAGTACAAATCAGACACAGGCAAGCCTTATTATTACAACTCTCAGACGAAGGAGTCCAGATGGACCAAACCCAAAGAGCTGGAGGATCTGGAAG CTATGATCAAAGCAGAAGAGAATGG AACGGCAGAGACAGCAGCCCCCGGAACCACTGCAGCTCCAGCAGTGCAAGCAGATAATACAGCTACTATGGTGACCGTAACAGAGGTAGAGACAGCAGCAGTACTCTCAGAGGAACACCAGTCTCTGGCGACTGTTCATCCGACAGCTGAGGTCAAGACTGCAGATGCACCTGTGGTGTCCTCTGAGAGCTCAGTCGTCACAGAGAGCACAGCCAG tgttgagGTGATAAAAGAAGAGGTGCCTGAACCTCAGAAGAAAACTTACAAATGGAACACGAAAGAAGAGGCCAAGCAGGCGTTCAAAGAGTTGCTGAAGGAGAAG GGTGTGTCATCAAACTCCTCTTGGGAGCAGGCCATGAAACTGATTATCAATGATCCTCGATACAG TGCACTTCCTAAACTGAGCGAAAAGAAGCAAGCGTTCAATGCCTACAAAGTCCAAACagagaaggaagaaaaggaggaggCCCGAATTAAATACAAAGAGTCCAAAGAGACTTTTCAGAGATTCTTGGAGAACCATGAAAAGATGACATCTACTACCAGATACAA GAAAGCAGAGCAGATGTTTGCTGAGCTTGAAGTGTGGAGTTGTGTTCCTGAGAGAGACAGACTGGAGATCTATGAAGATGTCTTGTTCTACCTCGCTAAAAAAGAGAAG GAGCAAGCCAAGCAACTAAGAAAGAGGAACTGGGAGGCTCTGAAGAACATCCTGGATAACATGGCCAACGTCACGTACCGCACCACCTGGTCTGAGGCCCAGCAATACTTGCTGGACAACCCCACCTTTGCAGAAGATGAAGAGCTGCAGA ATATGGATAAAGAGGATGCCCTTATTTGTTTTGAGGAGCACATCCGGGCtctggagaaggaggaggaagaagagaaacaaaagaCTCTTCTCAGGGAAAGAAGACGACAGCGCAAGAACAGAGAGGCCTTCCAG aAATTTCTGGACGAGCTCCATGACCACGGCCAGCTTCACTCCATGTCTGCTTGGATGGAGATGTACCCGACCCTCAGCTCAGACATGCGTTTTGCCAACATGCTGGGCCAGCCTG GTTCTACCCCATTAGACCTCTTTAAATTCTATGTGGAAGACTTGAAAGCCCGTTACCACGATGAAAAACGAATAATCAAAGACATTCTCAAG GACAAGGGATTCCTGGTAGAAGTCAACACTAGTTTTGATGACTTTGGGTCAGTCATCAGTTCAGACAAGAGAGCCACCACGCTGGATGCAGGCAATATAAAGTTGGCTTTTAACAGC CTACTGGAGAAGGCTGAAGCCAGAGAGAGGGAGCGAGAGAAGGAGGAAGCCcggaagatgaaaagaaaagaagcagcttTCAAGAATATGCTGAAGCAGGCCACACCTCCACTGGAGCCTGAGGCTACGTGGGAGGGA GTCCGAGAGAGATTCTTAAAAGAACCTGCTTTTGAGGATGTGACACTGGAGTCGGAGAGAAAAAGAATATTCAAAGATTTCATGCATGTTTTGGAG CATGAATGCCAGCACCACCACTCCAAGACAAAGAAGCACTCAAAGAAGTCCAAGAAGCACCACAGGAAACGATCCCGCTCTCGATCA GGCTCAGAGTCTGAGGACGAGGAGTatcacaagaagaagaagaggtcACAGTCCAAATCTCCCTCTGAACACTCATCTAGTGGAGAGTCCG AGAGAAGCTATAAGAAATCCAAGAAGCATAAGAAGAAGGGCAAGAAGAGACGCCACAAGTCT GCATCACCAGATTCTGATACTGAGAAGAAAGGAAGAGATCGTGATGGGAAGCGTGAAAAGGATGCAGACAAGGATAAGGAGAACGACAAATCCCGGGGAAAATCTCGTTCAGATTCTAAACAAAAGTCTCCTAAACGGAAAGCACCTAAAGAGGAG GGTGGCTGGGATACATCAGGCAGTGAGCTGAGTGAAGGAGAGCTGGAGAAAAGGAGAAGAACTTTACTGGAACAGCTGGATGCGCCTTAA
- the prpf40a gene encoding pre-mRNA-processing factor 40 homolog A isoform X3, whose amino-acid sequence MMGPPGIPPHFPPMGMPPMGQRPSMTPMPPGIMPPGIMPPMGAPPMGQMPGMMPPMMPGMMMPPRMPAATVQPTGPPGVDSTAAAPGTSSTTNGSPQEEQPKKKSLWTEHKSLDGKTYYYNTETKQSTWEKPDELKSPAEQMLSKCPWKEYKSDTGKPYYYNSQTKESRWTKPKELEDLEAMIKAEENGTAETAAPGTTAAPAVQADNTATMVTVTEVETAAVLSEEHQSLATVHPTAEVKTADAPVVSSESSVVTESTASVEVIKEEVPEPQKKTYKWNTKEEAKQAFKELLKEKGVSSNSSWEQAMKLIINDPRYSALPKLSEKKQAFNAYKVQTEKEEKEEARIKYKESKETFQRFLENHEKMTSTTRYKKAEQMFAELEVWSCVPERDRLEIYEDVLFYLAKKEKEQAKQLRKRNWEALKNILDNMANVTYRTTWSEAQQYLLDNPTFAEDEELQNMDKEDALICFEEHIRALEKEEEEEKQKTLLRERRRQRKNREAFQKFLDELHDHGQLHSMSAWMEMYPTLSSDMRFANMLGQPGSTPLDLFKFYVEDLKARYHDEKRIIKDILKDKGFLVEVNTSFDDFGSVISSDKRATTLDAGNIKLAFNSLLEKAEAREREREKEEARKMKRKEAAFKNMLKQATPPLEPEATWEGVRERFLKEPAFEDVTLESERKRIFKDFMHVLEHECQHHHSKTKKHSKKSKKHHRKRSRSRSGSESEDEEYHKKKKRSQSKSPSEHSSSGESERSYKKSKKHKKKGKKRRHKSQASPDSDTEKKGRDRDGKREKDADKDKENDKSRGKSRSDSKQKSPKRKAPKEEGGWDTSGSELSEGELEKRRRTLLEQLDAP is encoded by the exons ATGCCAGGCATGATGCCACCCATGATGCCAGGGATGATGATGCCTCCTCGCATGCCAGCTGCGACTGTACAACCAACGGGACCG CCTGGTGTTGATTCCACAG ctgctgcacctggAACATCT AGTACTACAAATGGGTCCCCACAGGAAGAACAGCCAAAGAAG AAGTCCCTGTGGACAGAGCACAAATCACTAGATGGGAAGACCTATTACTACAATACAGAGACAAAACAGTCCACATGGGAGAAGCCAGATGAGCTCAAATCTCCAGCAGAG CAAATGCTGTCTAAATGCCCCTGGAAGGAGTACAAATCAGACACAGGCAAGCCTTATTATTACAACTCTCAGACGAAGGAGTCCAGATGGACCAAACCCAAAGAGCTGGAGGATCTGGAAG CTATGATCAAAGCAGAAGAGAATGG AACGGCAGAGACAGCAGCCCCCGGAACCACTGCAGCTCCAGCAGTGCAAGCAGATAATACAGCTACTATGGTGACCGTAACAGAGGTAGAGACAGCAGCAGTACTCTCAGAGGAACACCAGTCTCTGGCGACTGTTCATCCGACAGCTGAGGTCAAGACTGCAGATGCACCTGTGGTGTCCTCTGAGAGCTCAGTCGTCACAGAGAGCACAGCCAG tgttgagGTGATAAAAGAAGAGGTGCCTGAACCTCAGAAGAAAACTTACAAATGGAACACGAAAGAAGAGGCCAAGCAGGCGTTCAAAGAGTTGCTGAAGGAGAAG GGTGTGTCATCAAACTCCTCTTGGGAGCAGGCCATGAAACTGATTATCAATGATCCTCGATACAG TGCACTTCCTAAACTGAGCGAAAAGAAGCAAGCGTTCAATGCCTACAAAGTCCAAACagagaaggaagaaaaggaggaggCCCGAATTAAATACAAAGAGTCCAAAGAGACTTTTCAGAGATTCTTGGAGAACCATGAAAAGATGACATCTACTACCAGATACAA GAAAGCAGAGCAGATGTTTGCTGAGCTTGAAGTGTGGAGTTGTGTTCCTGAGAGAGACAGACTGGAGATCTATGAAGATGTCTTGTTCTACCTCGCTAAAAAAGAGAAG GAGCAAGCCAAGCAACTAAGAAAGAGGAACTGGGAGGCTCTGAAGAACATCCTGGATAACATGGCCAACGTCACGTACCGCACCACCTGGTCTGAGGCCCAGCAATACTTGCTGGACAACCCCACCTTTGCAGAAGATGAAGAGCTGCAGA ATATGGATAAAGAGGATGCCCTTATTTGTTTTGAGGAGCACATCCGGGCtctggagaaggaggaggaagaagagaaacaaaagaCTCTTCTCAGGGAAAGAAGACGACAGCGCAAGAACAGAGAGGCCTTCCAG aAATTTCTGGACGAGCTCCATGACCACGGCCAGCTTCACTCCATGTCTGCTTGGATGGAGATGTACCCGACCCTCAGCTCAGACATGCGTTTTGCCAACATGCTGGGCCAGCCTG GTTCTACCCCATTAGACCTCTTTAAATTCTATGTGGAAGACTTGAAAGCCCGTTACCACGATGAAAAACGAATAATCAAAGACATTCTCAAG GACAAGGGATTCCTGGTAGAAGTCAACACTAGTTTTGATGACTTTGGGTCAGTCATCAGTTCAGACAAGAGAGCCACCACGCTGGATGCAGGCAATATAAAGTTGGCTTTTAACAGC CTACTGGAGAAGGCTGAAGCCAGAGAGAGGGAGCGAGAGAAGGAGGAAGCCcggaagatgaaaagaaaagaagcagcttTCAAGAATATGCTGAAGCAGGCCACACCTCCACTGGAGCCTGAGGCTACGTGGGAGGGA GTCCGAGAGAGATTCTTAAAAGAACCTGCTTTTGAGGATGTGACACTGGAGTCGGAGAGAAAAAGAATATTCAAAGATTTCATGCATGTTTTGGAG CATGAATGCCAGCACCACCACTCCAAGACAAAGAAGCACTCAAAGAAGTCCAAGAAGCACCACAGGAAACGATCCCGCTCTCGATCA GGCTCAGAGTCTGAGGACGAGGAGTatcacaagaagaagaagaggtcACAGTCCAAATCTCCCTCTGAACACTCATCTAGTGGAGAGTCCG AGAGAAGCTATAAGAAATCCAAGAAGCATAAGAAGAAGGGCAAGAAGAGACGCCACAAGTCT CAGGCATCACCAGATTCTGATACTGAGAAGAAAGGAAGAGATCGTGATGGGAAGCGTGAAAAGGATGCAGACAAGGATAAGGAGAACGACAAATCCCGGGGAAAATCTCGTTCAGATTCTAAACAAAAGTCTCCTAAACGGAAAGCACCTAAAGAGGAG GGTGGCTGGGATACATCAGGCAGTGAGCTGAGTGAAGGAGAGCTGGAGAAAAGGAGAAGAACTTTACTGGAACAGCTGGATGCGCCTTAA
- the prpf40a gene encoding pre-mRNA-processing factor 40 homolog A isoform X1: MSSSEANNGPSQAPPYPGVPPSTIPPPFMGPPGIPPHFPPMGMPPMGQRPSMTPMPPGIMPPGIMPPMGAPPMGQMPGMMPPMMPGMMMPPRMPAATVQPTGPPGVDSTAAAPGTSSTTNGSPQEEQPKKKSLWTEHKSLDGKTYYYNTETKQSTWEKPDELKSPAEQMLSKCPWKEYKSDTGKPYYYNSQTKESRWTKPKELEDLEAMIKAEENGTAETAAPGTTAAPAVQADNTATMVTVTEVETAAVLSEEHQSLATVHPTAEVKTADAPVVSSESSVVTESTASVEVIKEEVPEPQKKTYKWNTKEEAKQAFKELLKEKGVSSNSSWEQAMKLIINDPRYSALPKLSEKKQAFNAYKVQTEKEEKEEARIKYKESKETFQRFLENHEKMTSTTRYKKAEQMFAELEVWSCVPERDRLEIYEDVLFYLAKKEKEQAKQLRKRNWEALKNILDNMANVTYRTTWSEAQQYLLDNPTFAEDEELQNMDKEDALICFEEHIRALEKEEEEEKQKTLLRERRRQRKNREAFQKFLDELHDHGQLHSMSAWMEMYPTLSSDMRFANMLGQPGSTPLDLFKFYVEDLKARYHDEKRIIKDILKDKGFLVEVNTSFDDFGSVISSDKRATTLDAGNIKLAFNSLLEKAEAREREREKEEARKMKRKEAAFKNMLKQATPPLEPEATWEGVRERFLKEPAFEDVTLESERKRIFKDFMHVLEHECQHHHSKTKKHSKKSKKHHRKRSRSRSGSESEDEEYHKKKKRSQSKSPSEHSSSGESERSYKKSKKHKKKGKKRRHKSQASPDSDTEKKGRDRDGKREKDADKDKENDKSRGKSRSDSKQKSPKRKAPKEEGGWDTSGSELSEGELEKRRRTLLEQLDAP; encoded by the exons ATGCCAGGCATGATGCCACCCATGATGCCAGGGATGATGATGCCTCCTCGCATGCCAGCTGCGACTGTACAACCAACGGGACCG CCTGGTGTTGATTCCACAG ctgctgcacctggAACATCT AGTACTACAAATGGGTCCCCACAGGAAGAACAGCCAAAGAAG AAGTCCCTGTGGACAGAGCACAAATCACTAGATGGGAAGACCTATTACTACAATACAGAGACAAAACAGTCCACATGGGAGAAGCCAGATGAGCTCAAATCTCCAGCAGAG CAAATGCTGTCTAAATGCCCCTGGAAGGAGTACAAATCAGACACAGGCAAGCCTTATTATTACAACTCTCAGACGAAGGAGTCCAGATGGACCAAACCCAAAGAGCTGGAGGATCTGGAAG CTATGATCAAAGCAGAAGAGAATGG AACGGCAGAGACAGCAGCCCCCGGAACCACTGCAGCTCCAGCAGTGCAAGCAGATAATACAGCTACTATGGTGACCGTAACAGAGGTAGAGACAGCAGCAGTACTCTCAGAGGAACACCAGTCTCTGGCGACTGTTCATCCGACAGCTGAGGTCAAGACTGCAGATGCACCTGTGGTGTCCTCTGAGAGCTCAGTCGTCACAGAGAGCACAGCCAG tgttgagGTGATAAAAGAAGAGGTGCCTGAACCTCAGAAGAAAACTTACAAATGGAACACGAAAGAAGAGGCCAAGCAGGCGTTCAAAGAGTTGCTGAAGGAGAAG GGTGTGTCATCAAACTCCTCTTGGGAGCAGGCCATGAAACTGATTATCAATGATCCTCGATACAG TGCACTTCCTAAACTGAGCGAAAAGAAGCAAGCGTTCAATGCCTACAAAGTCCAAACagagaaggaagaaaaggaggaggCCCGAATTAAATACAAAGAGTCCAAAGAGACTTTTCAGAGATTCTTGGAGAACCATGAAAAGATGACATCTACTACCAGATACAA GAAAGCAGAGCAGATGTTTGCTGAGCTTGAAGTGTGGAGTTGTGTTCCTGAGAGAGACAGACTGGAGATCTATGAAGATGTCTTGTTCTACCTCGCTAAAAAAGAGAAG GAGCAAGCCAAGCAACTAAGAAAGAGGAACTGGGAGGCTCTGAAGAACATCCTGGATAACATGGCCAACGTCACGTACCGCACCACCTGGTCTGAGGCCCAGCAATACTTGCTGGACAACCCCACCTTTGCAGAAGATGAAGAGCTGCAGA ATATGGATAAAGAGGATGCCCTTATTTGTTTTGAGGAGCACATCCGGGCtctggagaaggaggaggaagaagagaaacaaaagaCTCTTCTCAGGGAAAGAAGACGACAGCGCAAGAACAGAGAGGCCTTCCAG aAATTTCTGGACGAGCTCCATGACCACGGCCAGCTTCACTCCATGTCTGCTTGGATGGAGATGTACCCGACCCTCAGCTCAGACATGCGTTTTGCCAACATGCTGGGCCAGCCTG GTTCTACCCCATTAGACCTCTTTAAATTCTATGTGGAAGACTTGAAAGCCCGTTACCACGATGAAAAACGAATAATCAAAGACATTCTCAAG GACAAGGGATTCCTGGTAGAAGTCAACACTAGTTTTGATGACTTTGGGTCAGTCATCAGTTCAGACAAGAGAGCCACCACGCTGGATGCAGGCAATATAAAGTTGGCTTTTAACAGC CTACTGGAGAAGGCTGAAGCCAGAGAGAGGGAGCGAGAGAAGGAGGAAGCCcggaagatgaaaagaaaagaagcagcttTCAAGAATATGCTGAAGCAGGCCACACCTCCACTGGAGCCTGAGGCTACGTGGGAGGGA GTCCGAGAGAGATTCTTAAAAGAACCTGCTTTTGAGGATGTGACACTGGAGTCGGAGAGAAAAAGAATATTCAAAGATTTCATGCATGTTTTGGAG CATGAATGCCAGCACCACCACTCCAAGACAAAGAAGCACTCAAAGAAGTCCAAGAAGCACCACAGGAAACGATCCCGCTCTCGATCA GGCTCAGAGTCTGAGGACGAGGAGTatcacaagaagaagaagaggtcACAGTCCAAATCTCCCTCTGAACACTCATCTAGTGGAGAGTCCG AGAGAAGCTATAAGAAATCCAAGAAGCATAAGAAGAAGGGCAAGAAGAGACGCCACAAGTCT CAGGCATCACCAGATTCTGATACTGAGAAGAAAGGAAGAGATCGTGATGGGAAGCGTGAAAAGGATGCAGACAAGGATAAGGAGAACGACAAATCCCGGGGAAAATCTCGTTCAGATTCTAAACAAAAGTCTCCTAAACGGAAAGCACCTAAAGAGGAG GGTGGCTGGGATACATCAGGCAGTGAGCTGAGTGAAGGAGAGCTGGAGAAAAGGAGAAGAACTTTACTGGAACAGCTGGATGCGCCTTAA